The genomic window CGTACTGCGTCAGCGTCGAGTGATCAACACCAATCATTGCCCCCAATTCATTGAGGCTCAGTTTCAAGTACTTGCGTTGGCGTCTGATGATATACCCGATACGGGCGTCTAGGAGAGTCACGGGAACTAGTATGCCCGGATACGCCGAAGGGTCCGCGCCTACCACGGCAACGGACCCTTCAAAGCGTTTTCATCAAACCACCACGTCTGATCTGCAATAACATTAACACATCTGCACACTCGCGCAAGTCGATCTGCAAAAATGTGCATCATTCCCTGCGCGGTAGGTACTCCGGATCCGGCTCCATGTCCTCAAACGGGCTGCGCACAACCACGGCTCCGCGGTCCTCCGCGTTGAGTTCATCCATCATTTTCTGGAAACTATCCCGATCAAACTTCGCCATGGCTGGGACGATACATGTGGGGTACGACAGCCACCTTTCCCCTGGTCCGTTAAAGTGATGCCTTATGTGGACAGACGTTATACAAGTCGAGCTTGTAGGAAAACCTTGGTGGGACGATCCGCTGCCCATCGCAGCCATAGTCATCTCAGTAGCGACGTTTGCTTATACGTGGTGGTCACGGCGCAGAGATAGGGCGAACTTGAAAGTGAAGGCCACGTCATTCGTAACAACAAGTGGCCGTCAACAGTGGAACATTGGCATCCGTGCCACAAACAGGGGCCTCACCGGTTCCGCAGTCGTTGATGGAGTCCATTTCAGGATCGCTCGAAAGGTGTTCGTCCATACGGAAGAGAGCTTCAAACCCACTGTCACGCTTCCGGCGACGATGGCCCCTGACGCCAGTATCACCTACGTCGTCAGCTCTCAAGGTCTAGCGGAGAAGTTGATTGAGCATGGCCGCAAACCCAAGCATGCCGTTCCTGTGGTAACCACGGGCCGGAAGAACTACCGCGGCAAATGGGACAAGGCCGGCATGCAAGTACTCAACGGGGACTACGACGCGCTCAAGGCCGAACACGACAAAAGGAACCCAAAGCCAGCGAGCCTGCGGGCGCGTATCCGGAATCGGTTGCCCTTTTAAGAGCAAGAAGCCCCCGCCTTGTAGCTGTAGGCGGGGGCTTCTTGCTGTCTGGACGACTAGGACTGTGCTCGTTCCACTGTGGCTACGCGCTCGGTCCTGATGGAGAAAACGCGCTTCCTTTCTTCATCAGCGAAGTGAAAGTACCCATCCTGGATACCGTAGGTCTCTGCTTCTACGGTTTGCTCTTCGTCGAAGCCTTTGTTGATCGTGAATTTCTGCATGGACGGGTCCTTTCCCCAAGATTTACAGATGCCATTGCACTCTAGCTGATCCGCCTTGGCCCGTAGCAGCCTTAACTCAGCTACGGACCAAGAGGGCTTTCCCCCAGCGGTCAGGGAGGATTAGCCCTCGGAGTCTGCTACAAATTCAGCGAGGCTGTCATCTGAGAGATTAGGTTCATGACCGTCTAAGGGGTCACCGACGATTCCGATGGGGATACCGGGACCAACCATGAGACGGACCCGCTTTGGCTCGGTCCCTGCAAGGTTGAGAGTCAGCCAGGAGTAGGCGACGCTGTTCTGCATCGCCTTGAGTCCGTCAGCTAGCTCGTCTATCTTCACGTTGTCCGGAATCGCGATGTTCTGGCCCTGGTAAATGATGTACGCCATGTCTTTTTGATCCTTCTGGTTTTAATTGGTGGCTGTTCCGGTTAATATTCGGAACATGAGGAAAACTTGGGGGCTCATCCTGCTCGTGTCGCTTGCCCTGACAGGATGTTCAACTGCCGGAAATGAAGCAGCACCCGCCGTCTCTACGCCGGCAATGCCCGAACCTGCACCGACAGTCAGCCCAACACCAACTGCCACTGCGGCGCCCTTCCTTGCCGCGCCAGTGCCGACTACGGCGCTCCCGCCCGCCTTTACGGACGAGAGCACCAAAGCCAAATACCTCAACGGCGTGAAAAACTCACTCAATGCTTGGCGCGACGGTGTACGCCCCTCAGACGAAACACTGCTTGTAGGTGCAGCTCAGGCGTGCAGCCTGTTCGCGCAAGGAATGACCTACACCGAGATAGGCGCGCTGGCCGGTGAAAACGACATTCAGCGAACTAACGGTGTCGCCGTAGCCGTATATGCCAGCCGGAACTTCTGCACCGAATACAACACCGACAACCTTTAGTTGATCTTGCGCAGGTTTCCCGCGCTGTCCATGTAGACATTCGGGGTGACGCCCGTGACCGTGCCGGGACTCGTGACCTTCAATGCGCCTTGAACCTCCACGGCCCCTATGAGGTCGATGGCTGCGGCTTGCAGTCCAGCTTTGCCACTCCTGGTGAAGACGAACGAGTTACCCGCGGGACCAGTGAGCTGTGGTCCTGATGCTGTACCTGACAGGTAACCGCCTTCACTGAATTGCACACTGCCACCGAACAATCCGGGATCGATTGTCATTCCCCCTGCATTTACCTTGCCGGTTGTCACGTTCAGATCGTTCTTGAGCGTGGTCACACCCTCCACAGACAGCGTGCTGGTCGTCTTCATCGGCCCATTTACGCTGAAGTCACCCGCCACGGTTGTGTCACCCGCAACCGTCGTTATGCCGTTGAGGTCCGTCGGGCCGTTCTGAGTAAACGTGCCTGTCGAAGTCATGTTGCCGGCAACAGTCGTCGGCCCGTTGATGTCAGTAGGGCCATTCAGATTCACCTCGCCCGTGGCCGTGAACGTGCCCGACATGTCAATAACGCCGTCCGCATTCAGCGTCCCAGAGATAGTAGCCGAGCCAGTAACACTTAGCCCACCATTCTCAATCGTGATCGAACCACCGTCATATATTGACAGGCCTTTACCCCGGCCAATAGCCATGTTGTTCTGAGGGGTCGCATACTGCAACGCGCGAATCGCGCGCCAAATGTCGCCAAGGTTGCCCTGGCTGAGGTCGTTGATCTGACCCATTTAAGATGTCTCCAATTCTGATTTTGGGTGTTAAAAAGCCCGCCACGTGCGGGCTCCGTTGGGTGATGCTTGTTCAGATATGCAGAACCGGCCTCAAACCAGACAGCCAAGAGGCCGGTTCATTTGGGAAAAAAACCCCGGAGAGAGACCGTGCCTACACCCAGAGGGGCAGAAGAGACGGGCTTGGGGGGTCCCCGGGGTGGGGTTCAATTGGTCAGGCTAGGGTTTGAATGTTCCGTAACCTTCTGCCGGCAGCAGGCTGGTGTGTTTGCTTTCCCAGAGTGCTTCGAGTGCTGCCTGTTCGTTGTTGATCATGGCTTGGAAGCGTTCGCTGACATGTGCGGGGCTGTCTGCAAGGGTGAGGGCTATGCCGCTGCGGACTGCTTCCCAGATGGTGGGTTTGCGTCGCAGGTCTTCCCACTGTTGCGCGTTGGGGTTCATGAATGTGAAGGGCTTGCCTCGTTCAACTCCGTAGGAGTTCTCGCCTAGCGCGGTCCACAGGTCACCCCATGCCTTGATGATGTTCTCAAGGGCCATGAGTTCTTGGATGACGTTGGTTGCTGCCATTGCGGTGCCGCGGTCGGCGGTGCGCACGTCGATGATTGCGGGGTGTTCTGCGCCCTTGATGTGTTCGGCGTGCTTGGTGAGGCTCTTTGCCGTCTTGTTGAACGCTTCCTGTAGCTGCCGCAGCAAGGTGTCTGTGTGGGCTTCGAGGTCGGAGGCTTGGCGTTGCCGTTCTCGCTGGTAGTGCCCTTGGTCGAGGTGCCCTAGTGACTGGATGTAGAGCTGGGATGCGAGGGCGATGGCCTTTGGATCCTGGTAGGGGTCCTCGTACTCGCTGGCAAGAAGAATCTCAATGAGGTCTTCCATCGTTGCCTGGGATTTGGGGAATGGTCGGATGGGGGTCAGCTCTGGCGGTGTGATGCCGGCTGCCCGTAGGGATGCGATGACGACGTTTGTGAGGTTCGGGTTAAGCAATGTGTGTCCTTAGTTGTTTTCGAGGGTGTCTGCGATGTCGTTGGCGAGGCGAATGGCGTCTGTCGCGGTGATGCAGAACTTGAGGTGTTTGCCGTTGAAGATCGCTACGCCTGGGACTTGCTGCCCGTCTGGTGCGGTGAGCTTTGCAGGCCGCACGGCCATGCGTTTGCCGTCCTGGGTGTTGCGGTCAAAGAAATCGGGCTGGCTGGTAAACATCAGTTAGTGGCTTTCTGCTTAGTTGCGAGTATCTGCAAAATGATCCTGTTGGGGTCTGCGACAGGGATCTTCCCCTTGTCCCGACCGCTGAACTTGGCAAGAAAAGGGCCAATCAGTTCGGGAGCTAGTCCGAGAGGGTTTGCGTCGTGGTACTGATCCCAGGTTGCATAGCGTTGAAGCTTTTCGAGTTCGTTGGCGATCATGTTGACGGCGCCTGCGCAGTCGCGTTCGGCCATGTGGCATCCGTAGGTTCTGCCTTGGCGGCTGATCTCCCACCAGATGCGGGCGAATTCGTTGATGCCATCTACCTCGTAGGTGATCTGCTTGTGTTCGTTGGTGGTCCGGAATGGGCATTCGTAGCAGGGTTCGGCGGCGGGCGGCTTATCGGGGGTGCTTGGGTCAACGTGGGTTCGCCTTGTCATTTCCTTCTCCGATGGGCCGCCACGATTTCCGTGAGGGGCAGTAGCTCGGTGAGTGGGAAGTCGATTTGTGCCACGTCGCCTGACTGCTGGGAAGTGACTGTTTCTCGTTGCTTCGATGCTGCGAGGAATTGTTGGCCTGCCGTTGTGTTGATCTGGAAGCGTACATAGGCGCCGGCTGTCTCCATTGCCGTTTTGTAGTGCACCTGGAATTCCTGTGGGTCGGGTTCCAGGAGGAACGGCAGCCGCTCGGGGAATCTCGCGTCTATGACTTCACGGAAGTTCTGGCATGAACTGATTGTCTGAATACCGGCGTTACTCATCGCTGCCAGGAGTGGACGTATCCGAGTGTCCACGGTGGTATCTGTGCCATCTGCCAGCCGTAGTGAACTAGCCCGGTGCATAGCCTCGTATGTTGGCGGTTCACCCATGACATTGAACATGCGTTCCACGCCTGCGATGCCGAACACCCAGTAGGGCGAGGTCACGTCAACGTCTGTTGCTGGGTCTCGGATGAGGTCAGCATCGAAGCTTTCGGGGGTGATGAACTCCGGCCCGGTTTCGCCCTTGATTCGGCTGCTCAGCGTTTTTAGGGCTGTCTGGGAGAGGCCGGTAGGGCGTGCCTGGATGTACTCAGCATGGCTGCTGTAGGTGGATGCTACTTCCAGCTCCCGTGCGATAGCTAGGGTCGAGCCTGCGCATTCTGGACGTGCCCCTGTTTCGATGGGTGTCACGTATCCCATGGCTTTCGTGCTTTCGTCATGGAGGTGAATGTCCGGGGCGAAGACGTGGCAGGCGAAAAATCCGCCGTTCGCGATGCCGCGCCAGTCAGCTATGAACTGGTCGTCATAGTTGCCGCTTGTGTGTTCCCTGCCGGCGTTACTCTGCCGGAATGGGCACTCCTGGCACGGGTTGCCGGCTGCGGGGGTGCATTCAGTCATGCTTGCCTCTCTCGCTGCTGGTACATGGACAGTTGGGCTTCGGCGGCTTGTGCACGGCGCATCCAGTGGGTTGCTTCCTGCTGGGCGTGCTCGAACTTAAGCCGGTAAGTGGTCGCCATCGCCGGCCAGTCGTATTGGGAAATTTGTTTGTGGCTGTAGTCGTAGGGCATGGTCAGTTCTTCCTTTTGCGTTCTTTTTCGACTGCATTGACGGCGGCGTTTCCCGTGGGATCGCGATGAAGCGCGGTTCTGCCGTAGTGGCGTTCCGGTGTTCGCTTGGCGGCTTGAATCTGCTGATGGTAGATGAGCGCCATTTCCCGCCAGTACCGGATTTCGGATTCGTATGAAGCTGAGGATCTAGTCACGCCGCAACCTCCCCAGATAGGGGTGTTACATGTGTTTCTTGTGTTACTTCTTCGAACAGTTCAGGCTCGGAAGTAACACTTGTAACAGATGTAACAGGGGTATAGAGGCCTCTTGATGGGTTGCTGATCCGTCCTGCTTCGAACGCCCTTCGGAGGTATACACGCGCTGTCGAGTCTTCGAGGTGCAAGAGTGTCGCAACGTCTTTTGCCTTCATCCCCTCCGGGTATCTATTGACCAGTTGGATGACCTCGGCCATGCGGTCATTTACTCCATCGGTTGTCTTAGCGTCGGTAGCTGCTTTCGCCGCCTCAGCTCGGGATCCGCCAGCTAGCACCCACTTACCGGTGCCGGCCTGCTCCAAGATGTATTCGCCTTCCGCTGCATCGCGACTGGTTACTTGTAGCTGCGCTTGCGTTTCGTGGCGGGAGCGCTTCAACAGCAGGATTGTGTCCGCAGCCCCAGCGATGCCCTGGGTTCCACTCACTGCATCCAGGAAGTCGGCGCCGTCCATCTTGCGGGTATGGTGCACGATGATGACGCTTGAGCCGGGGTTATCATCCGCTAGACGCTTGAGGGCTCCCATAACCCGGTAGTCGCGGTCGTACTGGGTTTCTCCTGCCACAGCGGAAGGCATGGCCTTGCCTAGCGTGTCGAGGATGACCACAGGGTTCTTACCGGGGTGCAGATCCATGAATTCACGGATGGTTTCAACCATGTCCCCGCGGGGAACGTCCGTTAGGAACGTCAGGTTATTGCTGAGGCTTGTCACGCCCAATGTCCGGAGCCTCGATTGCAGCCGCCTCGGACCATCTTCCAGCGCCAGATATAGGACGGGCGCGGCTTTGGTTGCGACGCAGCCTAGAACCTTCTGTCCCGTGCTGATTGCGATGGCGATCCCAAGGACAAGCCATGACTTACCGATCTTGGGGGCAGCAACTAGGAGCGTCAGCCCTTCGGGAATGATGCCGTCCACAACATAGACAAGCAGTGGAAAGACCTGTTCCAACAGCCACGCGCCAGTAAAGGAGCTCTTGAGCTTGGATGTTGATTCGTCTTCGAATGCTTCGCGGCGGAAGTAGTCCGGCGTTTCTTGGGGTCTGGTTGGTTCGGGGAGCAGCGGGTGGTCTTTCGGGTGCATAGCAGTCCTAGTCGTGGTTGTGACCGTCTATTGGTTTGTCTTGGTGTCCGGCCCCTGCTGCTCCCAGGGGCCGGACGGTGAGTTGTTAGGCCGCTTTCACACCGGCCTGGTTGTCTAGTTGCGGACTTGCTATCTGGTCTA from Arthrobacter sp. StoSoilB20 includes these protein-coding regions:
- a CDS encoding AAA family ATPase; amino-acid sequence: MHPKDHPLLPEPTRPQETPDYFRREAFEDESTSKLKSSFTGAWLLEQVFPLLVYVVDGIIPEGLTLLVAAPKIGKSWLVLGIAIAISTGQKVLGCVATKAAPVLYLALEDGPRRLQSRLRTLGVTSLSNNLTFLTDVPRGDMVETIREFMDLHPGKNPVVILDTLGKAMPSAVAGETQYDRDYRVMGALKRLADDNPGSSVIIVHHTRKMDGADFLDAVSGTQGIAGAADTILLLKRSRHETQAQLQVTSRDAAEGEYILEQAGTGKWVLAGGSRAEAAKAATDAKTTDGVNDRMAEVIQLVNRYPEGMKAKDVATLLHLEDSTARVYLRRAFEAGRISNPSRGLYTPVTSVTSVTSEPELFEEVTQETHVTPLSGEVAA